From a region of the Chrysemys picta bellii isolate R12L10 chromosome 7, ASM1138683v2, whole genome shotgun sequence genome:
- the USP19 gene encoding ubiquitin carboxyl-terminal hydrolase 19 isoform X5, whose amino-acid sequence MSSSASAPGQRRASRGLEDATNKKKQKDRANQESKEGERPPGSDPKKDLLLDWKQNADEVIVKLNLGSGALKLEEVDAAFTDTDCVVRLPDGRQWSGQFYGEIESSCSKVQGKKGNFLQLVLQKKIPLHTWASLLKKRKDGSKELAKGAMSQNGKEQPLPAQAAPEEPARSKREFPNSKRAPGRGEAPEGKSPASPRLQSGPSAKRAGYLKVALMEEEPNTGVPGGLEPGKGPSGRGGSRQNGRAAHGDAATDLTPPLVKAEELQKEPVLVGMQPLAAPSESFPQHMAPCLEKRPLQPAASQCPPALGDGPEATLAPTSPPLGRDAEKRDWSKEDVALEAAADEPEPIVSLSLVKNDSYEKGSDSVVVHVYVKEIHRETSKVLFREQDFTLVFRTSDVNFLRLHPSCGPHTVFRWQVKLRNLIEPDQCTYNFTVSRINICLKKRHSQRWGGLEAPAARGAVGGAKVAMPTAPTPLDKSQPGSNQHPLSSKEEVRAGEKEKPRAEDGGLEGVTARTATEHVTVKQEPHVPSPKPMCMVPPMTHSPVSSESVEEDEEEEEKKKVCLPGFTGLVNLGNTCFMNSVIQSLSNTRELRDYFHDRSFEAEINYTNPLGTGGRLAIGFAVLLRALWKGTHHAFQPSKLKAIVASKASQFTGYAQHDAQEFMAFLLDGLHEDLNRIQNKPYTETVDSDGRPDEVVAEEAWQRHKMRNDSFIVDLFQGQYKSKLVCPVCAKVSITFDPFLYLPVPLPQKQKVLTVYYFAKEPHKKPVKFLISISKENSSAAEVLDSVAHSMRVKPENLRLAEVIKNRFHRMFPPSQSLDTVSPTDLLLCFEVLSPELAKEQVVVLQVQQRPQVPSVPISKCAACQKKQQSEDEKLKRCTRCYRVGYCNVGCQKTHWPDHKALCRPENIGFPFLISVPESRLTYSRLAQLLEGYARYSVSVFQPPFQLGPQPLLPEKLDLPARSSCAAAAPAPEAGDGDRAPHRPEPQLSAPELHPELGEASAVPRSSTLSSASGCSERSLEAQGEGCWEKEPSYERGPKPEAAIPGYQHAPDTLSAHTTQFYINKIDGASREQKLEEKGDAPLELTDDCSLALVWKNNERLKEFVLVESKELECVEDPGSASEAARAGHFTLGQCLNLFTKPEVLAPEEAWYCPKCKQHREASKQLLLWRLPNVLIIQLKRFSFRSFIWRDKINDMVEFPVRSLDLSKFCIGQKEEQQQPMYDLYAVINHYGGMIGGHYTAYARLPSDKNSQRSDVGWRLFDDSTVTTVDESQVVTRYAYVLFYRRRNSPVERPPQGRPPEHRPDMAAAAEPAASQGMNPVAFGSSVAPEGGPPLSPAGLPDRFASPAECPAPSYSNMEEVD is encoded by the exons ACCTGCTGCTGGACTGGAAGCAGAACGCTGACGAGGTCATTGTGAAGCTGAACTTGGGCAGCGGGGCCCTGAAGTTGGAGGAGGTGGATGCTGCGTTCACAGACACCGACTGCGTGGTCAGGCTGCCAG ATGGCCGCCAGTGGAGCGGGCAGTTCTACGGGGAGattgagagctcctgcagcaaaGTCCAGGGCAAGAAGGGCAACTTCCTGCAGCTGGTGCTTCAGAAGAAGATCCCCCTGCACACCTGGGCTTCGCTCCTG AAGAAGCGGAAGGACGGATCCAAGGAGCTAGCCAAGGGGGCCATGAGCCAGAACGGGAAGGAGCAGCCCCTGCCTGCACAGGCCGCCCCCGAGGAGCCGGCGAGGAGCAAGCGGGAGTTCCCGAACTCGAAGCGAGCTCCAGGGAGGGGCGAGGCCCCAGAAGGGAAGAGcccggccagccccaggctgcaaAGCGGGCCCAGCGCCAAGCGGGCCGGGTACCTCAAGGTGGCTCTGATGGAGGAGGAGCCAAATACCGGGGTCCCTGGGGGCTTGGAGCCTGGCAAGGGACCCAGCGGGAGAGGGGGCAGCCGGCAGAACGGCCGAGCAGCCCACGGCGATGCTGCCACGGACCTGACCCCGCCTCTGGTGAAG GCCGAAGAGCTGCAGAAGGAGCCCGTGCTTGTGGGGATGCAGCCGCTTGCTGCCCCTTCGGAGAGCTTTCCCCAGCACATGGCGCCCTGCCTGGAGAAGAGACCCCTGCAGCCGGCCGCCTCCCAGTGCCCGCCAGCCCTTGGTGATGGCCCCGAGGCCACCCTGGCCCCCACCTCTCCTCCGCTGGGCAGAGACGCTGAGAAGAGAGACTGGTCCAAAGAGGATGttgccctggaagcagcagcagatg AGCCAGAGCCCATCGTGAGCCTGAGCTTGGTGAAGAACGACTCCTACGAGAAGGGGAGTGATTCAGTGGTGGTGCACGTCTACGTGAAGGAGATCCACAGGGAGACCTCCAAGGTGCTGTTCCGGGAGCAGGACTTCACGCTGGTGTTCCGGACCAG TGACGTCAACTTCCTGCGACTGCACCCCAGCTGCGGCCCCCACACGGTGTTTAGGTGGCAGGTGAAACTCAG GAACCTCATTGAGCCGGATCAGTGCACGTACAACTTCACTGTCTCCCGCATCAACATCTGCCTGAAGAAACGCCACAGCcagcgctggggggggctggAAGCCCCAGCTGCACGAG GTGCAGTGGGTGGTGCGAAGGTTGCCATGCCAACAGCCCCTACCCCTCTGGATAAGAGCCAGCCGGGCAGTAACCAGCACCCCCTGTCCAGTAAGGAGGAGGTTCGGGCAGGGGAGAAGGAGAAGCCCAGAGCAGAGGACGGTGGCTTGGAGGGCGTCACGGCCCGGACGGCCACAGAGCACGTCACAGTGAAGCAGGAACCGCATGTCCCCTCG CCCAAGCCGATGTGCATGGTGCCGCCAATGACGCACAGCCCGGTGAGCAGCGAGAGCGTggaggaggacgaggaggaggaggagaagaagaaggtGTGTCTGCCGGGCTTCACGGGGCTGGTGAATCTGGGGAACACCTGCTTCATGAACAGCGTCATTCAGTCCTTGTCCAACACGCGGGAGCTGCGGGACTATTTCCACG ATCGCTCCTTCGAGGCTGAGATCAACTACACCAACCCGCTGGGCACGGGAGGGCGCCTGGCCATCGGCTTCGCTGTGCTCCTGCGGGCGCTCTGGAAGGGCACCCACCACGCCTTCCAGCCCTCCAAGCTGAAG GCAATCGTGGCCAGCAAAGCCAGCCAGTTCACGGGCTACGCCCAGCACGACGCCCAGGAGTTCATGGCCTTCCTTCTCGACGGCCTGCACGAGGACCTGAACCGCATCCAGAACAAGCCCTACACGGAGACGGTGGACTCGGACGGGCGGCCCGACGAG gtgGTGGCAGAGGAGGCCTGGCAGCGGCACAAGATGAGGAACGACTCCTTCATCGTGGACCTCTTTCAGGGCCAGTACAAGTCCAAGCTGGTGTGCCCGGTGTGCGCCAAG GTATCCATCACGTTTGACCCCTTCCTCTACCTGCCGGTGCCCCTGCCCCAGAAGCAGAAGGTGCTGACTGTCTATTACTTTGCTAAGGAGCCGCACAAGAAACCTGTCAAG TTCCTCATCAGCATCAGCAAGGAGAACTCCAGCGCTGCGGAGGTGCTGGACTCGGTGGCCCACAGCATGCGCGTGAAGCCAGAGAACCTGCGCCTGGCAGAG GTGATCAAGAACCGCTTCCACCGCATGTTCCCGCCGTCCCAGTCGCTGGACACGGTCTCCCCCACAGACCTGCTCCTGTGCTTCGAGGTGCTGTCCCCGGAGCTGGCCAAGGAGCAGGTGGTGGTGCTGCAGGTCCAGCAG CGTCCCCAGGTGCCCAGCGTCCCCATCAGCAAGTGCGCGGCCTGCCAGAAGAAGCAGCAGTCAGAAGACGAGAAGCTGAAGCGCTGCACTAGGTGCTACCGAGTGGGCTACTGCAATGT GGGGTGTCAGAAAACACACTGGCCAGATCACAAAGCCCTGTGCCGCCCCGAGAACATCGGCTTCCCCTTCCTCATCAGTGTGCCGGAGTCGCGCCTCACCTACTCCcgcctggcccagctcctggagggCTACGCGAG GTACTCGGTCAGCGTGTTCCAGCCTCCTTTCCAGCTgggcccgcagcccctgctccctgagaagctggaccTGCCTGCGAGGAGTAGCTGTGCGGCTGccgcccctgccccagaggcgggggatggggacagggccCCTCACCGGCCGGAGCCCCAGCTATCCGCCCCAGAGCTGCACCCGGAGCTGGGGGAGGCCAGCGCAGTGCCCAGGAGTTCCACGCTCAGCTCGGCTTCGGGCTGCTCTGAGCGCTCCCTGGAGGCGCAGGGCGAGGGCTGCTGGGAGAAGGAGCCATCCTACGAGCGAGGCCCCAAGCCTGAAG CTGCCATCCCCGGATACCAGCATGCGCCCGACACGCTCAGTGCCCACACCACCCAGTTCTACATCAACAAGATCGACGGAGCCAGCCGAGAGCAAAAGCTGGAGGAGAAAG GCGATGCCCCGCTGGAGCTGACGGAcgactgctccctggccctggtGTGGAAGAACAACGAGCGCCTCAAGGAGTTTGTGCTGGTGGAGTCCAAGGAGCTGGAGTGTGTGGAGGACCCGGGCTCGGCCAGCGAGGCGGCCAGGGCCGGCCACTTCACGCTGGGCCAGTGCCTCAACCTCTTCACTAAGCCGGAAGTGCTGGCGCCCGAGGAAGCGTG GTACTGCCCCAAGTGCAAGCAGCATCGCGAGGCCTCCAAGCAGCTCCTGCTGTGGCGCCTGCCCAACGTGCTCATCATTCAGCTCAAGCGCTTCTCCTTCCGCAGCTTCATCTGGAGGGACAAGATCAACGACATGGTGGAGTTCCCGGTCCG gagcctggacttgAGCAAGTTCTGCATTGGGCagaaggaggagcagcagcagcccatgTACGACCTGTATGCGGTAATCAATCACTACGGCGGGATGATTGGCGGGCACTACACGGCCTACGCCCGGCTGCCCAGTGACAAGAACAGCCAGCGCAGCGACGTGG GCTGGCGGCTCTTCGACGACAGCACGGTGACCACCGTGGACGAGAGTCAGGTGGTGACGAGATACGCGTACGTCCTCTTCTACCGCCGGCGGAACTCTCCCGTGGAGAGACCCCCACAGGGGCGCCCCCCGGAGCACCGGCCGGACATGGCCGCCGCCGCCGAGCCAGCCGCCAGCCAG GGTATGAACCCCGTGGCGTTCGGCTCCAGCGTCGCCCCCGAAGGAGGCCCCCCGTTGTCCCCGGCCGGGCTCCCGGATCGCTTTGCCAGCCCCGCAGagtgccccgccccctcctacAGCAACATGGAGGAAGTCGACTGA